TCGACATGCTGTTCTTCCATCTCGTCGACCAAGGCAGCTTTCACCACCACCTTTACCCGGCGCACTGGCCGCTGTTCTGGGCCGGGCTCTGCCTGCCGCTGATCGTCTCGGCCAGCCTCGCCGGCTGGACGCTGCTGCGCGACGCCACCCTGGCCTTCTTCCTCGGGGTCCTCCTGCACCTCGGGCTCGATTCCATCGCCTCGCCGGTCTACTGGCTGATGCCCCTGGCCGAGGGCCGGGTCGAGCTGGTCGAGGTCCCGGCCCGCTACCGCCACTGGATCATCAGCTTCCTGCTCCACTGGACCTTCCTGCTGGAGATCGCGATCTGGTTGGTCGCCGGCTGGCTCTTCTTCCGCCCGCGGCCGCGCCGCCGGATCTTCGCGACCCAGCACTGAGCTTCTAGATCCGGAGTGGATCGTCTAGGTTTCCGTCATGACGGAGACCGCTCTCCCCGTGATCGACATGGCGCCGCTCTTCGGCAGCGATGACGCGGCGCGCGCCGAGATCGCGCGGGCGATTCGGGCGGCCTGCCGGGACAGCGGCTTCTTCTATGTCGCGGGTCACGGCGTCGGGGCGGAGGTCCTGGCGCGCCTGGAGGCCGAGAGCCGGGACTTCTTCGCCCGGCCGACGGTCGAGAAGATGGAGATCGCCATGGCCAGGGGCGGGCCGGCCTGGCGCGGCTTCTTCCCGGTCGGGGCCGAGCTGACCTCGGGGCGGCCGGACATCAAGGAGGGGCTCTACTTCGGCAGCGAGCTGCCGCCGGAGCACCCGCGGGTCGCCGCCGGCTGGCCGCTGCACGGCGCCAACCTCTGGCCGGCCGGGGTGCCGGGCCTGCGTCCGGCGGTCGAGGCCCACATGGCGGCCACGACCCGCGCGGCCCGGGTCCTGCTGGAGGGGGTGGCCCTGAGCCTCGACCTGAAAGCCGACTACTTCCGCGTCCACTATACCGCCGAGCCGACGGTGCTGTTCCGGGTCTTCCACTATCCGGCGCGCGCGCCCGCCGGCCTCGACGAGAGCGAGACCTGGGGCGTCGGCGAGCACAGCGACTACGGCCTCTTGACCCTCTTGGCCCAGGACCGCCACGGCGGTCTGCAGGTCAAGACGCCGCGCGGCTGGATCGAGGCGCCGCCGATCCCGGGCACCCTGGTCTGCAACATCGGCGACATGCTGGACCGCCTGACCGGCGGCTGGTTTCGCTCGACCGCGCACCGGGTTCGCAACCTCAGCGGCCACGACCGCCTGTCCTTCCCGCTGTTCTTCGATCCCGACTTCGCCGCCGAGATCCGGCCCCTGCCGCAGGCCGCGGCCGCGCCCGAGACCGGCGAGCCGCGCTGGGACGGCGCCGACCTCCAGGCCTTCGAGGGCACCTACGGCGACTACCTCCTGGGCAAGGTCGCCAAGGTCTTCCCCGAGTTGCGCAAGCAGGTGCTCTGAGCAGGAACGTGCCCCGAAGCGGATCACGATTGTCCCCGGCTGCTCACCGTCTAGAACCCCGTCCTTTTCACCTATGACGGCGTCGATCAGATGGGCCTCGCGATCGAGATCGCGCAGGCCCTGGAACAGATGCGCTTCACCTTCGCCGCCTATAACGCCGGGCCCGGAAACGTCGCCAAGGCCCGCCGCCGGCCCTTCGCAGCGGCCGCGGGCCGGGGTCTTCACCCTTTGTTAAGGGGCGTCGCCTTCGAATCCTCTACGGCTTCCTGCTAGACTCGCAGGCGGCGATTCGCGGCTTTTCGGAGCGCAGTGCCATGGCGAAAGCGCGGCTCTATCTGCTGGCCGGTGGTTGCCTCGTGGTTCTGCTCGCGCTGGCCGTCTTCCTGGTCGATTTCCGGTCCGGCCGTGAGGTGGAGGACGCTGGCGCGCCCGCGGATCCCTCGGACCCGGCCGCAGTATCCGAGGCGCCGGAGGTCTACGACCCCGACGCGGCGCCCGGGAGCGACGCCGAAGCCGAGGACGTGATCCTCGAGCACGCCATGAAGCCCTGGACCGGCGACTTCGACGGCATGGTCGAGCGCGGCTTCGTCCGGCTGCTCACCGTCTACAATCCGATCTACTTCACCTACGACGGGGTCGAGCAGAAGGGCCTGACCGTCGAGCTGGCGCGGGCCCTGGAGAAGCATCTGGTCAAGGCCGCCGGCCGCAAGCGGGGCCGACTCGACGTGGTCATCATCCCGGTCGCGCGCGACAACCTGCTGCCCTTCCTGCTGGCCGGCAAGGGCGACTTGGTGGCGGCGAACCTGACCATCACCCCGGAACGCAAGGCCCAGGTCGACTTCACCGACCCGGTCTATCCCGGAGTCGACGAGCTGGTCGTCACCGGGCCCGCGATCCCGCCGATCGCCAGCCTCGACGCCCTGGCCGCGACCGAGGTCCTGGTCCGCGAATCGAGCAGCTACTTCGAGCATCTCTCCGCGCTGAACCGGCAACGCAGCCGGGAAGGCCTGCCGGAGATTCCGGTCGCCGCCGCCGACGAGCGCCTGGAGGACCACGACCTGCTGGAGATGGTCAACGCCGGCCTGATCCCGGCGGTGATCGTGGACAGC
This Kiloniellales bacterium DNA region includes the following protein-coding sequences:
- a CDS encoding lytic transglycosylase F, whose protein sequence is MAKARLYLLAGGCLVVLLALAVFLVDFRSGREVEDAGAPADPSDPAAVSEAPEVYDPDAAPGSDAEAEDVILEHAMKPWTGDFDGMVERGFVRLLTVYNPIYFTYDGVEQKGLTVELARALEKHLVKAAGRKRGRLDVVIIPVARDNLLPFLLAGKGDLVAANLTITPERKAQVDFTDPVYPGVDELVVTGPAIPPIASLDALAATEVLVRESSSYFEHLSALNRQRSREGLPEIPVAAADERLEDHDLLEMVNAGLIPAVIVDSHKAALWAQVYENIEVHQDLAIHRDGNIAWALRKRSPKLLKAVNDFVRKARKGTLLGNVLIERYLGDPRRIDNVRTGKARQRYEATVAVIREYAERYDLDWLMITAQGYQESKLDQSKRSKAGAVGIMQVLPSTAADPNVGIQGIDQIEPNVHAGVKYLRFVKDRYYSDPVISPLDQVLFAFAAYNAGPGNIAKARRRAAKMGLDPNRWFGQVEIAAARTISREPVVYVRNIYKYYIAYQRIAALTAAKPTLID
- a CDS encoding metal-dependent hydrolase; translation: MLTAHLPAGYVLGRAISGRRPRVELLYPAMLGAVIPDIDMLFFHLVDQGSFHHHLYPAHWPLFWAGLCLPLIVSASLAGWTLLRDATLAFFLGVLLHLGLDSIASPVYWLMPLAEGRVELVEVPARYRHWIISFLLHWTFLLEIAIWLVAGWLFFRPRPRRRIFATQH
- a CDS encoding 2-oxoglutarate and iron-dependent oxygenase domain-containing protein, with protein sequence MTETALPVIDMAPLFGSDDAARAEIARAIRAACRDSGFFYVAGHGVGAEVLARLEAESRDFFARPTVEKMEIAMARGGPAWRGFFPVGAELTSGRPDIKEGLYFGSELPPEHPRVAAGWPLHGANLWPAGVPGLRPAVEAHMAATTRAARVLLEGVALSLDLKADYFRVHYTAEPTVLFRVFHYPARAPAGLDESETWGVGEHSDYGLLTLLAQDRHGGLQVKTPRGWIEAPPIPGTLVCNIGDMLDRLTGGWFRSTAHRVRNLSGHDRLSFPLFFDPDFAAEIRPLPQAAAAPETGEPRWDGADLQAFEGTYGDYLLGKVAKVFPELRKQVL